A single genomic interval of Asinibacterium sp. OR53 harbors:
- the dcd gene encoding dCTP deaminase, protein MILTDKRILEEMEKGTIKIEPYRREDLGSNSYDVHLGKWLARYVDEVLDAKKHNRIEYFEIPEEGFVLEPHHFYLGVTEEYTETHAHVPFLEGKSSTGRLGIDIHATAGKGDVGFCGNWTLEISCKQPVRVYKGMPIGQLIYFPVEGEIEVKYNQKSNAKYSGQPNKPVESMMWKNKF, encoded by the coding sequence ATGATCCTGACAGATAAGCGCATTTTAGAGGAAATGGAGAAAGGCACCATCAAAATTGAGCCCTACCGGCGTGAAGACCTGGGCAGCAATAGTTATGATGTGCACCTGGGTAAATGGCTGGCGCGCTATGTAGACGAGGTACTGGATGCAAAAAAACACAACCGCATCGAATATTTTGAAATACCCGAAGAGGGGTTTGTATTGGAGCCGCATCATTTCTATTTAGGTGTAACCGAAGAGTATACTGAAACCCATGCACATGTGCCTTTTCTGGAAGGTAAATCTTCTACCGGCCGCCTGGGCATTGACATTCACGCAACTGCCGGTAAGGGCGATGTGGGCTTTTGCGGCAACTGGACCCTCGAAATTTCCTGCAAACAACCGGTGCGCGTGTACAAGGGCATGCCCATTGGTCAGCTGATCTATTTCCCCGTAGAAGGAGAAATTGAAGTGAAATACAACCAGAAAAGCAATGCCAAATACAGCGGCCAGCCGAATAAGCCGGTGGAAAGTATGATGTGGAA
- a CDS encoding 4'-phosphopantetheinyl transferase superfamily protein encodes MPLFYQQDINETTRLGVWKIEEPESFFLAKVPLQRSITHPHKRLQHLAGRYLLPYLFHDFPHEEIEIADTRKPFLPYEQYHFSISHCGDYAAAIVSSRYRVGIDIEMITPRVDKIKHKFLHSEELAFVNSYPLNKQVALLTLLWSAKEAMFKWWGRGDVDFSEVMRTKSFELKHQGLFDGHFEKDDFRKDLPLHYQLRTDLSLVWVYS; translated from the coding sequence GTGCCGCTGTTTTATCAACAAGATATCAACGAAACCACCCGGCTGGGTGTCTGGAAAATTGAAGAGCCCGAATCTTTTTTCCTTGCTAAAGTACCGTTGCAGCGTAGTATCACGCATCCGCATAAAAGATTACAACACCTGGCCGGCCGCTACCTGCTGCCTTATTTGTTCCATGACTTTCCCCACGAAGAAATTGAAATAGCCGACACGCGTAAACCCTTTCTGCCCTACGAGCAATACCACTTTTCTATTTCGCATTGTGGTGATTATGCGGCAGCCATTGTAAGCAGCCGCTACAGGGTGGGTATTGATATTGAAATGATCACGCCGCGGGTAGACAAGATCAAACACAAGTTCCTGCATTCCGAAGAGCTGGCATTTGTAAACAGTTACCCTTTGAACAAACAGGTTGCGTTATTAACGCTTTTATGGAGTGCAAAAGAAGCCATGTTCAAATGGTGGGGACGAGGAGATGTGGATTTCAGTGAAGTGATGCGCACAAAAAGTTTTGAATTGAAACACCAAGGCCTCTTTGACGGACATTTTGAGAAAGATGATTTCAGAAAGGACCTGCCATTGCATTACCAGCTGCGTACTGACTTGAGTCTGGTATGGGTGTATTCCTAA